A single genomic interval of Mycobacterium sp. DL592 harbors:
- the rpsS gene encoding 30S ribosomal protein S19, with translation MPRSLKKGPFVDDHLLKKVDVQNEKNTKQVIKTWSRRSTIIPDFIGHTFAVHDGRKHVPVFVTEAMVGHKLGEFAPTRTFKGHIKDDRKAKRR, from the coding sequence ATGCCACGCAGCCTTAAGAAGGGTCCGTTCGTCGACGACCATCTGCTCAAGAAGGTCGACGTCCAGAACGAGAAGAACACCAAGCAGGTCATCAAGACCTGGTCGCGTCGTTCGACCATCATCCCGGACTTCATCGGTCACACCTTCGCCGTCCACGACGGCCGCAAGCACGTGCCGGTGTTCGTCACCGAGGCCATGGTCGGTCACAAGCTGGGCGAGTTCGCCCCGACGCGGACGTTCAAGGGTCACATCAAGGACGACCGGAAAGCGAAGCGTCGATAA
- the rplB gene encoding 50S ribosomal protein L2, producing MGIRKYKPTTPGRRGASVSDFAEITRSTPEKSLIRPLHSTGGRNAHGRITTRHKGGGHKRAYRVIDFRRNDKDGVNAKVAHIEYDPNRTANIALLHFLDGEKRYIIAPQGLSQGDVIESGPNADIKPGNNLPLRNIPAGTVIHAVELRPGGGAKLARSAGSSIQLLGKEGAYASLRMPSGEIRRVDVRCRATVGEVGNAEQANINWGKAGRMRWKGKRPTVRGVVMNPVDHPHGGGEGKTSGGRHPVSPWGKPEGRTRKPNKPSDKLIVRRRRTGKNKR from the coding sequence ATGGGAATTCGCAAGTACAAGCCGACGACCCCCGGTCGCCGCGGTGCCAGCGTCTCCGATTTCGCCGAGATCACTCGCTCGACTCCGGAGAAGTCGCTGATCCGCCCGCTGCACAGCACCGGCGGCCGCAACGCGCACGGCCGAATCACCACCCGGCACAAGGGTGGTGGCCACAAGCGTGCCTACCGCGTCATCGACTTCCGTCGTAATGACAAGGACGGCGTCAACGCCAAGGTCGCGCATATCGAGTACGACCCGAACCGCACCGCGAACATCGCGCTGCTGCACTTCCTCGATGGCGAGAAGCGCTACATCATTGCCCCGCAGGGACTTTCGCAGGGTGACGTCATCGAGTCGGGTCCGAACGCCGACATCAAGCCGGGTAACAACCTGCCGCTGCGCAACATCCCGGCCGGTACCGTCATCCACGCTGTCGAGCTGCGTCCCGGCGGCGGTGCCAAGCTGGCCCGCTCGGCCGGCTCGAGCATCCAGCTGCTGGGCAAGGAAGGCGCCTACGCCTCCCTGCGTATGCCCTCAGGTGAAATCCGCCGCGTCGACGTGCGCTGCCGCGCCACCGTCGGCGAGGTCGGCAACGCCGAGCAGGCGAACATCAACTGGGGCAAGGCCGGCCGCATGCGCTGGAAGGGCAAGCGCCCCACCGTCCGTGGTGTCGTGATGAACCCGGTCGACCACCCGCACGGCGGCGGCGAGGGCAAGACCTCCGGTGGCCGCCACCCGGTCAGCCCGTGGGGTAAGCCCGAGGGCCGTACCCGCAAGCCAAACAAGCCGAGCGACAAGCTCATCGTCCGACGCCGGCGCACCGGCAAGAACAAGCGCTAG
- the rplW gene encoding 50S ribosomal protein L23, giving the protein MAIQTDPRDIILAPVISEKSYGLIEDNVYTFIVHPDSNKTQIKIAIEKIFAVKVDSVNTANRQGKRKRTRTGFGKRKSTKRAIVTLAPGSKPIDLFGAPA; this is encoded by the coding sequence ATGGCTATCCAGACTGATCCCCGCGACATCATCCTGGCTCCGGTCATCTCGGAGAAGTCGTACGGACTGATCGAGGACAACGTCTACACGTTCATCGTCCACCCGGACTCGAACAAGACGCAGATCAAGATCGCCATCGAGAAGATCTTCGCCGTGAAGGTCGACTCCGTGAACACCGCCAACCGGCAGGGTAAGCGCAAGCGCACCCGGACCGGCTTCGGCAAGCGCAAGAGCACCAAGCGCGCGATCGTGACCCTGGCCCCCGGCAGCAAGCCGATCGACCTCTTCGGAGCACCGGCCTAA
- the rplD gene encoding 50S ribosomal protein L4: MSLKIDVHTPGGKKDGSVELPAELFDVEANVALMHQVVTAQLAAKRQGTHATKTRAQVSGGGKKPYRQKGTGRARQGSTRAPQFTGGGVVHGPQPRDYSQRTPKKMIAAALRGALSDRARNERIHAVTELVEGQTPSTKSAKTFLGTLTENKKVLIVIGRSDEVGAKSVRNLPGVHVISPDQLNTYDVLNADDVVFSVEALNAYIEHAAKAKQEVSA; this comes from the coding sequence ATGAGTCTCAAGATTGACGTCCATACTCCGGGCGGCAAGAAGGACGGCAGCGTCGAGTTGCCTGCCGAGCTGTTCGACGTGGAAGCCAACGTGGCGCTGATGCACCAGGTTGTCACCGCGCAGCTGGCCGCCAAGCGTCAGGGCACCCACGCGACCAAGACTCGCGCTCAGGTCTCCGGCGGTGGCAAGAAGCCGTACCGGCAGAAGGGCACCGGCCGCGCCCGTCAGGGCTCGACCCGCGCGCCGCAGTTCACCGGTGGTGGTGTGGTGCACGGCCCGCAGCCGCGCGACTACAGCCAGCGCACCCCGAAGAAGATGATCGCCGCCGCACTGCGCGGCGCATTGTCCGACCGGGCCCGCAACGAGCGCATCCACGCGGTCACCGAACTGGTCGAAGGCCAGACGCCCTCGACTAAGAGTGCCAAGACGTTCCTGGGCACGCTGACCGAGAACAAGAAGGTGCTGATCGTCATCGGCCGCAGCGACGAGGTCGGTGCGAAGAGCGTGCGCAACCTGCCCGGTGTGCACGTGATCTCGCCCGATCAGCTCAATACCTATGACGTGCTCAACGCCGACGACGTGGTGTTCAGCGTGGAGGCCCTCAACGCCTACATCGAGCACGCCGCGAAGGCGAAGCAGGAGGTGTCCGCCTGA
- the rplC gene encoding 50S ribosomal protein L3, translating into MARKGILGTKLGMTQVFDENNRVVPVTVVKAGPNVVTRIRTPERDGYSAVQLAYGEISPRKVNKPVTGQYAAAGVNPRRHLAELRLDDEAAAAEYEVGQELTAEIFADGAYVDVTGTSKGKGFAGTMKRHGFRGQGASHGAQAVHRRPGSIGGCATPGRVFKGTRMSGRMGSDRITTQNLLVHKVDAENGVLLIKGAVPGRTGGLVMVRTAVKRGEK; encoded by the coding sequence ATGGCTAGAAAAGGAATCTTGGGTACGAAGCTGGGCATGACCCAGGTCTTCGACGAGAACAATCGCGTGGTCCCGGTGACGGTCGTCAAGGCCGGCCCGAACGTGGTGACCCGCATCCGTACGCCCGAGCGTGATGGCTACAGCGCGGTGCAGCTCGCCTACGGTGAAATCAGCCCCCGCAAGGTCAATAAGCCGGTCACCGGTCAGTACGCCGCCGCCGGGGTCAACCCGCGCCGGCACCTGGCCGAGCTGCGCCTCGACGACGAGGCCGCGGCCGCGGAGTATGAGGTCGGCCAGGAACTGACGGCGGAGATCTTCGCCGACGGTGCCTACGTCGATGTCACCGGCACCAGCAAGGGCAAGGGTTTCGCGGGCACCATGAAGCGCCACGGCTTCCGTGGCCAGGGCGCCAGCCACGGCGCCCAGGCGGTGCACCGCCGGCCGGGTTCGATCGGTGGCTGCGCCACCCCGGGCCGTGTCTTCAAGGGCACCCGCATGTCAGGCCGGATGGGTAGCGACCGCATCACCACGCAGAACCTGCTGGTGCACAAGGTCGATGCCGAGAACGGCGTCCTGTTGATCAAGGGTGCCGTCCCCGGACGCACCGGCGGCCTGGTGATGGTTCGCACCGCGGTCAAACGAGGTGAGAAGTAA
- the rpsJ gene encoding 30S ribosomal protein S10, with protein MAGQKIRIRLKAYDHEAIDASARKIVETVTRTGASVVGPVPLPTEKNVYCVIRSPHKYKDSREHFEMRTHKRLIDILDPTPKTVDALMRIDLPASVDVNIQ; from the coding sequence GTGGCGGGACAAAAGATCCGCATCAGGCTCAAGGCCTACGACCATGAGGCCATTGACGCCTCGGCGCGCAAGATCGTGGAAACGGTCACTCGAACCGGCGCCAGTGTGGTCGGGCCGGTGCCGCTGCCGACGGAAAAAAACGTGTACTGCGTCATCCGCTCCCCGCATAAGTACAAGGACTCGCGGGAGCACTTCGAGATGCGTACTCACAAGCGGCTCATCGACATCCTCGACCCGACGCCGAAGACGGTTGACGCGCTCATGCGCATCGACCTGCCGGCCAGCGTCGACGTGAACATTCAGTAG
- a CDS encoding hotdog fold domain-containing protein has protein sequence MAATPGLTTGTYRIWQRLSRYPGGSLVFSAAAAARVPFFATVLPHIVRMEPGYAEVSIRKWILTYNHLRTVHAIAMCNAAEMAMGMLMEATVPTTHRWIPKAMDVQYLHKATTSLRACARLDPPDFAAITEGAEIVVPVSAYDRAGTEVFRAEITTWVTPARIS, from the coding sequence ATGGCTGCGACCCCCGGGCTGACGACCGGCACGTACCGGATCTGGCAGCGGCTGTCCCGGTACCCCGGGGGCAGCCTGGTGTTCTCCGCCGCGGCGGCCGCGCGGGTGCCCTTCTTCGCGACGGTCCTGCCCCACATCGTCCGCATGGAGCCCGGCTACGCCGAGGTCAGCATCCGCAAATGGATCCTGACCTACAACCACCTGCGCACCGTGCACGCGATCGCGATGTGCAACGCCGCCGAGATGGCGATGGGGATGTTGATGGAGGCGACGGTCCCGACCACCCATCGCTGGATCCCGAAGGCGATGGACGTGCAGTACCTGCACAAGGCGACGACCTCGCTGCGGGCCTGCGCCCGGCTCGATCCGCCGGACTTCGCCGCGATCACCGAGGGCGCCGAGATCGTCGTGCCGGTCAGCGCCTACGACCGGGCCGGCACCGAGGTGTTCCGTGCCGAGATCACCACCTGGGTCACACCGGCCCGGATTTCCTGA
- a CDS encoding dihydrodipicolinate reductase: MYRVIQWATGGVGKAAIQGVLRHPELELVGCWVHSDDKNGRDVGELIGQEPIGVAATTDIDALLALDADCVMYSPLLPDEQVVARILRSGKNVVTPVGWVYPDPQSPPVRAIEEACLVGGVTLHGSGIHPGGITERFPLMVSSLSSAITHVRAEEFSDIRTYNAPLVVREVMGFGLTPEQAMSGPIAALLEAGFKASVRMVTDQLGFRAEPRIRSTQEVAVAVTGTDELVVPMEAGTVAARRFRWQAIVDDTPVVTAAVNWLMCEVELDPPWTLGEQGERFEVEITGDPDVSLTFKGLQPESVAEGLIRNPGVVATANHCVSAIPYVCEAAPGIKTYLDLPLIAGRAAPGLAR; the protein is encoded by the coding sequence ATGTACCGAGTCATTCAGTGGGCGACCGGCGGTGTCGGCAAGGCGGCGATCCAGGGCGTGCTGCGCCATCCCGAACTCGAACTCGTGGGCTGCTGGGTCCACAGCGACGACAAGAACGGCCGCGACGTCGGCGAGCTGATCGGTCAGGAGCCGATCGGTGTCGCCGCCACGACCGACATCGACGCGCTGCTCGCCCTCGACGCCGACTGCGTCATGTACTCACCGCTGCTGCCCGACGAACAGGTGGTCGCCAGGATCCTGCGGTCGGGCAAGAACGTCGTCACGCCGGTGGGCTGGGTGTACCCCGATCCGCAGAGCCCGCCGGTGCGGGCCATCGAAGAGGCGTGTCTGGTCGGCGGCGTGACACTGCACGGTTCGGGCATCCACCCCGGCGGCATCACCGAACGTTTTCCGTTGATGGTGTCGTCGCTGTCCTCGGCGATCACCCACGTCCGCGCCGAGGAGTTCTCCGACATCCGCACCTACAACGCTCCCCTGGTGGTGCGAGAGGTGATGGGCTTCGGACTGACCCCGGAGCAGGCGATGAGCGGGCCGATCGCCGCGCTGCTGGAGGCCGGCTTCAAGGCCTCGGTCCGGATGGTCACCGACCAGTTGGGCTTTCGCGCCGAACCCCGTATCCGCTCGACCCAGGAGGTCGCGGTCGCCGTCACCGGCACCGACGAACTCGTGGTTCCGATGGAAGCGGGCACCGTGGCCGCCCGGCGATTCCGCTGGCAGGCCATCGTCGACGACACCCCGGTAGTCACCGCCGCGGTGAACTGGCTGATGTGCGAGGTCGAACTCGATCCGCCGTGGACTCTGGGCGAGCAGGGTGAGCGCTTCGAGGTCGAGATCACCGGCGACCCCGACGTCTCTCTGACGTTCAAAGGGCTGCAACCGGAATCGGTTGCCGAAGGGCTCATCCGCAATCCGGGGGTCGTCGCCACCGCCAACCACTGCGTCAGCGCCATCCCCTATGTGTGCGAGGCCGCGCCCGGCATCAAGACCTACCTGGACCTGCCGCTCATCGCCGGCCGGGCCGCCCCCGGCCTGGCCCGCTGA
- a CDS encoding VOC family protein produces the protein MDRALSFYRGLLGMDVVFDQAMSGEPFDAALGGSAGHQGRVVGGLVGGVMLELLSLGGPARPARRSIVGNQNISLSVADLDDTYRRVRAAGYEPDQAPFEIAGVRMFFVKDPDGTSVEFIEFPTPARTSEELHRGTG, from the coding sequence ATGGACCGGGCGCTGTCCTTCTATCGAGGTCTGCTCGGCATGGACGTCGTGTTCGACCAGGCCATGTCCGGTGAACCCTTCGACGCCGCGCTCGGCGGCTCCGCCGGGCACCAGGGCCGTGTCGTCGGCGGCCTGGTCGGCGGGGTGATGCTCGAACTGCTGTCACTGGGCGGCCCGGCCCGCCCGGCCCGCAGGTCGATCGTGGGCAATCAGAACATCTCCCTGTCGGTGGCCGACCTCGACGACACCTATCGCCGGGTCCGTGCCGCCGGCTACGAACCCGACCAGGCGCCCTTCGAGATCGCCGGGGTGCGGATGTTCTTCGTCAAGGACCCCGACGGCACCTCCGTTGAATTCATCGAATTCCCAACGCCGGCAAGGACATCGGAGGAACTACACCGTGGCACTGGATGA
- a CDS encoding SDR family NAD(P)-dependent oxidoreductase, with protein sequence MALDDAQPYWHPKSLAGLRAIVTGAALGVGRGITAALLERGASVLLVDRNPAVNKVADQFATEGHRAVALVADLCDRASYAHIVDTAVQHLGGLDALVNNAIASNEPKPFGDITMADYDLVFDIGPRATFFLMQAAHPVLKAAGGGSIVNLGSGSGTGGQTWFGAYAAAKEAIRGMSKVAALEWGSDNIRVNVICPFANSDGVRGWSEAFPDVYGKVVKGIPLQRVGDTHDDIGAMVAFLVSADASYLTAQTIHVDGGMGTFR encoded by the coding sequence GTGGCACTGGATGACGCGCAGCCGTACTGGCATCCGAAATCCCTCGCCGGCCTGCGGGCGATCGTCACCGGTGCGGCCCTGGGTGTCGGCCGCGGCATCACCGCGGCACTGCTGGAACGCGGCGCTTCGGTGCTGCTGGTCGACCGCAACCCAGCGGTGAACAAGGTGGCCGACCAGTTCGCGACCGAGGGACACCGGGCCGTCGCACTGGTCGCCGACCTGTGCGACCGCGCCAGCTACGCTCACATCGTCGACACCGCGGTCCAGCACCTCGGCGGGCTCGATGCGCTGGTCAACAACGCCATCGCGAGCAACGAGCCAAAGCCGTTCGGCGATATCACCATGGCCGACTATGACCTGGTCTTCGACATCGGGCCGCGGGCCACCTTCTTTCTGATGCAGGCGGCCCACCCGGTGCTCAAGGCCGCAGGCGGCGGATCGATCGTGAACCTCGGCTCTGGCAGCGGCACCGGCGGGCAGACCTGGTTCGGAGCCTACGCCGCGGCCAAGGAGGCGATCCGCGGCATGTCGAAGGTCGCCGCCCTGGAATGGGGATCCGACAACATCCGGGTCAACGTGATCTGCCCATTCGCCAACTCCGACGGCGTGCGGGGGTGGAGCGAGGCGTTCCCCGACGTTTACGGCAAGGTCGTGAAAGGCATTCCGCTGCAACGGGTCGGCGATACCCACGACGACATCGGCGCGATGGTCGCCTTCCTGGTCAGCGCCGATGCGTCCTACCTCACCGCGCAGACCATCCACGTCGACGGCGGGATGGGAACCTTCCGGTGA
- a CDS encoding TetR/AcrR family transcriptional regulator: protein MTDTPSLRDRQRAQVRADIHAAAYRLFAARGYANVTTEDIAAEAAVSPRTFFRHVATKEELLLGAVQRGGAAIAALLQRRPPDEPPDLALSAAIIGRVGSFDDADLQNWLAVILTAPELLDRVTLLAGQDRNRLVELIADRMGLDSAQDSRPGLLVQLSLAAADFAFQRWVRDGNTRRRSLSRDVQDALAVVEHPRWRG from the coding sequence GTGACCGACACGCCCTCGCTGCGGGACAGGCAACGGGCCCAGGTGCGCGCAGACATCCACGCCGCGGCCTACCGCCTGTTCGCCGCGCGGGGCTACGCCAACGTGACCACCGAGGACATCGCGGCCGAGGCGGCGGTGTCGCCTAGGACGTTCTTCCGTCACGTGGCCACCAAGGAGGAGTTGCTGCTCGGCGCGGTCCAGCGCGGTGGCGCGGCGATCGCGGCGCTGCTGCAGCGCCGGCCGCCGGACGAGCCGCCCGATCTGGCGCTCTCGGCAGCCATCATCGGGCGGGTCGGGTCGTTCGACGACGCCGACCTGCAGAACTGGCTGGCGGTGATCCTGACCGCACCGGAGTTGCTCGACCGCGTGACCCTGCTCGCCGGTCAGGACCGCAACCGCCTGGTCGAACTGATCGCTGACCGGATGGGGCTTGATTCCGCCCAGGACAGCAGGCCCGGGCTGCTGGTCCAATTGTCTTTGGCGGCAGCTGATTTCGCGTTCCAACGCTGGGTGCGCGACGGCAACACCCGGCGCCGGTCGCTGTCGCGCGACGTGCAGGACGCCCTCGCCGTCGTCGAACATCCCCGGTGGCGGGGCTAG